The Candidatus Tanganyikabacteria bacterium genome contains the following window.
ACGTGGCGGTCTCGCCGCGCTTGCCGCTGGACGAGGCCCTCGGAGAAGCCCGGGCGCGCGGGGCGCTTGCGGTGGTCAACCACCCGTTCAACGTGTTCCTGCCCTTCAAGCACCAGGATCTTCCCGCCGAGGCCGGCGGCATCGAGGTGTGGAATCAGCCCTGGAACTCCTGGGAGATGAACAACGGCCAGGCCCTTGCCTGGTGGGATGCCGTCCTCCGTGCCGGGCGCCGGGCGGTCGGCGTCGGCGGCTCCGATGTCCACGGGATTCCGCTGCTGGGCACCTTCGGCGCGGGCAACGTCGACGAACCCGTCAACCTGGTGTGGGCCGAGGACGCTTCGACGGACGCCATCATGCGCGCCTTGCACGCCGGTCGCGTGGTGATCACCAGGGACGCGAAGGGGCCACGACTGGACATGCAGGTCGGCGCGGCGCGCATTGGCGACGAAGCGCCCGGCGGCGCGCCCGCCACCGCGTCGGTGCGGGTGACGGGCGGCAACAAGCGGGTGCTGGCGCTGTTCGGCCGGGACGGCAAGGTCTTCGAGCAACGGCTCGAGTCGGACGACGCGGCGATCGAGGTCCCGTTCACGCCCCGGCCCGATCACGACTTCCTCCGGGCCGAGCTGCGCGAGGTCTCGGGATGGCCCGAGCCCGAGATGGCCGCGCTCTCTAACCCGATCTACTTCCGGGGGCGCTGACCGCCGGTCGGGCGTATACTGGCGGGCGATGTTCCAGAAGGTCCTCATCGCCAACCGCGGCGAAATCGCCATCCGCATCCTCGCGGCGTGCCGTAAGCTCGGCGTCACGCCCGTCACCATCCACTCCGAGGCCGACGCCCAGGCGCGCCATGCCCGCGAGGCCGAGTCCTACCTGGTAGGGCCGCCCCCGGTCCCGCAGAGCTACCTCAACGTGGCGCGCATCCTGGAGGTGGCTCGCCAGGCCGGCTGCGAGGCCGTGCACCCCGGCTACGGCCTGCTTTCCGAAAACGCGGCGTTCGCCCGGGCCGTGCAGGATGCGGGCCTGGTGTGGATCGGACCGCCGCCTGCGGCAATCGCGGCGATGGGCAGCAAGACCGAGGCCCGAGCGTTCATGTCGGAGGCG
Protein-coding sequences here:
- a CDS encoding CehA/McbA family metallohydrolase; protein product: MPSSLLPLLAQWIMLSNHTHTLASPDSGLQVAQLAGLAEARGVHAVVITDHNSVAAVLDPAFKASGPVTLIEGQEWGDILGPRFIGHIGMMGLRGDVAVSPRLPLDEALGEARARGALAVVNHPFNVFLPFKHQDLPAEAGGIEVWNQPWNSWEMNNGQALAWWDAVLRAGRRAVGVGGSDVHGIPLLGTFGAGNVDEPVNLVWAEDASTDAIMRALHAGRVVITRDAKGPRLDMQVGAARIGDEAPGGAPATASVRVTGGNKRVLALFGRDGKVFEQRLESDDAAIEVPFTPRPDHDFLRAELREVSGWPEPEMAALSNPIYFRGR